The Fundidesulfovibrio terrae genomic sequence GAACTGAGTCCTGAAGTCGGTGGGGATCTCGGATCGTAGAATGCGATGATGGCGACGCGCGGGCTGGCCAGCGGATCACTAAATTTGCTGCCTGCTATTACGTTGTTTGCCGCATCCCAATATGCCGTAGGATCTTGGTCGATGAGGTACGTCACACCTTGCTTGGTGGGGCCGACCATCTCGCCGGGTTTCGCCGTAAGGGAGACTACGTCGTTGCTGCCGACATCAATGTTATTGTTCTTGCAACCCTCAATGTCAGCTCTGTAGTCGTCGCCTCCGTGATCGCCAGGGAAGAGGATCGGGTTGTACTGCCCGGGAACCAAGGTGGTGTTCGAGCTTGGGCTTCCGGTTTTGATGGTGAGCAGTGTGCCGACATCCGCTGATGTATAACCGGGTTCTGTTATGGCAACCGTGGCCATCTCAGAAGGACTGTCAACATCAAGCAGTCCGTTGTATTTGCCTTTCTTGTCTGGGTAATCGGTCCAGGTGAATTTGGTGGGAATTGCCCAGGGCTTAATGCAATGTGAACTTGTGGCGCACCAGATCGACGCCCTGGCAGTGGCGGACACGTCCGCCAGGTTCCTGCCGAGAATCGGCCCGAGGAAGAGGCTGACCGGGTTGCCCCGGCCGGTGGTAAGCCCCGCCGTCACTTCCACATAGCCGAGGCCGGTAGTGTTGATGGTCACGTCCTCATCGCGCACGGCCAGGACGGGATTGTCCGTTGCCA encodes the following:
- a CDS encoding pilus assembly protein TadG-related protein; this translates as MKKQPSSAKQNGTVSVLVALALIVLAGFGAFAVDLGYLKWKRGQMQAAADAAALAGAMAKVSFGTDTAKIVSEAVTYGRANVVATDNPVLAVRDEDVTINTTGLGYVEVTAGLTTGRGNPVSLFLGPILGRNLADVSATARASIWCATSSHCIKPWAIPTKFTWTDYPDKKGKYNGLLDVDSPSEMATVAITEPGYTSADVGTLLTIKTGSPSSNTTLVPGQYNPILFPGDHGGDDYRADIEGCKNNNIDVGSNDVVSLTAKPGEMVGPTKQGVTYLIDQDPTAYWDAANNVIAGSKFSDPLASPRVAIIAFYDPRSPPTSGLSSVKVYQLGAMFIKEIDGSGNVTGYFMNALAESPTRDPGGTCGTLFGVSLVRDSSR